GAACGCGGCTGCGGGGTCCTCCCGGTAGCGGGCCTTCAGAGGCCCCTGGATGCTGCGCAGTGCTGCTCTATCCACCCGTCCCTCCTCATCCCTTCCGATCACGTGAGCCTACGCCGCCCCAGCGATTGCGGGGCCCCGCTCTGCTGCCGCACACTGAAGGGCACCAGCGCCCGGGGCAGCCGGCCCGACGCCCGGCCTCAGGAGGGGGAACAGTGAGCCTCAATCTCGGCCTGCTGCTGCGGGAGAGCGCCTCGGCCTACCCGGACAACATCGCCCTTGCCATCGGCGACACGGATCTCACCTACCGCACCGTCGATACCCTCGCCCGCCGATTCGCCGGCGCCCTGCGCGCCCTGGCTGTCGAGCCCGGCCGGCCCGTGGCCTTGCTCATCCCCAACGTGCCCCAGTTCACCATCTGCTACTTCGGCTGCCACTACGCCGGGAACCCCGTCGTGCCCCTCAATGTGCTGCTGACCCCCGACGAGATCGCCTACCACCTGGAGGACTCGGGGGCCGCCGCCCTGGTGGCTTGGGAGGGCTTCGCTCCCGGCGCCCAGGCCGCCCACCAGCGGGTGGACACCTGCGCCCACCTCATCCTCGCCAAGGCCAACCCGACCGACCTGACGGCACCTGAGGGGGCGTACAACCTCACCGCCGTCATCCAGGCCGCCGACCCGGTCGGCGAGCTGCCCCCCACGGAAGCCGACGACACCGCCGTCATCCTCTACACCTCGGGCACGACGGGGAAACCGAAGGGCGCTGAGCTCACCCACTTCAACCTGTTCTTCAACGCCCTCACCTTCGCCACCAAGGTGGTGCTCCTGGAGCCCGGTACCGTGGCGCTGGCCACCCTTCCCCTCTTCCACATCTTCGGCCAGACCTGCATGCAGAACGGGCCGCTGGTGGTGGGTGGCACGGTGGTTCTGGTGCCCCGCTTCGAGCCCAAGGCGGTCTTCGATGCCATGGAGAGCCGGAAGGTGTCCTTCTTCGGCGGTGTCCCCACCATGTATGTCGCCCTCCTGCACTACCCGGAGGCCGCCCAGTACGACCTCAGCAGCCTGCGCCGCTGCGTGTCGGGCGGTGCGCCGATGCCGGTCGAGGTCATGCGGGCCTTCGACGAGAAGTACGACGTCTCCATCCTCGAGGGCTACGGGCTCTCCGAGACCTCGCCCGTGGCCACCTTCAACCACCTGCACCGGCCCCGGAAGCCGGGCTCCATCGGCACGCCGATCTGGGGCATCGAGCTCCGCCTGACCGACGAGGGGGGCCGCGTCATCGACGCCCCCGACACCCCGGGCGAGATCGAGATCAAGGGCCCCAACATCATGAAGGGCTACTGGCGCCGCCCGGCGGCCACCGCCGAGTCGATCCACGACGGCTGGTTCTCCACCGGGGACATCGCTATCCGGGATGCCGACGGCTTCTACTTCATCGTCGACCGCAAGAAGGACATGATCCTGCGGGGCGGCTTCAGCGTGTTCCCGCGGGAGATCGAGGAGGTGCTCTACGCCCATCCCGCAGTCGCCGAGGCGGCCGTGAT
This region of Actinomycetota bacterium genomic DNA includes:
- a CDS encoding long-chain fatty acid--CoA ligase — its product is MSLNLGLLLRESASAYPDNIALAIGDTDLTYRTVDTLARRFAGALRALAVEPGRPVALLIPNVPQFTICYFGCHYAGNPVVPLNVLLTPDEIAYHLEDSGAAALVAWEGFAPGAQAAHQRVDTCAHLILAKANPTDLTAPEGAYNLTAVIQAADPVGELPPTEADDTAVILYTSGTTGKPKGAELTHFNLFFNALTFATKVVLLEPGTVALATLPLFHIFGQTCMQNGPLVVGGTVVLVPRFEPKAVFDAMESRKVSFFGGVPTMYVALLHYPEAAQYDLSSLRRCVSGGAPMPVEVMRAFDEKYDVSILEGYGLSETSPVATFNHLHRPRKPGSIGTPIWGIELRLTDEGGRVIDAPDTPGEIEIKGPNIMKGYWRRPAATAESIHDGWFSTGDIAIRDADGFYFIVDRKKDMILRGGFSVFPREIEEVLYAHPAVAEAAVIGLPHPALGEEIHALIVLKPGAAATEEELIAYCREHLAAYKYPRGVVFRDALPKTATGKILKRELRADLSG